In Candidatus Binataceae bacterium, a genomic segment contains:
- the hemC gene encoding hydroxymethylbilane synthase: protein MAFKLRIGSRPSRLALAQTEIVRSRLASIVPDLSAEVVEIRTSGDRMASASLAGVGGKGLFIRELEQALLEKRIDLAVHSMKDLPAILEPQFRIAAVSEREDPRDILVTRDGSPLASLASGARLGTSSLRRRFQVLKANPGLEISPLRGNVDSRLRRVTEGRLDAIVIAMAGLRRLGHSVDVRFTPLDERDFIPAGGQAVLAIETLANSSSPQLDRTLAVFNDSRARYETTAERAFLAAIGASCATPVGVKATAAKDAVSLRAILFSTDGSAEMSDEVEEPLDVDLAPSAAHALGARLGERMLARGADRLITNE from the coding sequence ATGGCTTTCAAACTCAGGATCGGATCGCGCCCCAGCCGTCTCGCCCTCGCGCAGACCGAGATTGTCCGGTCGCGGCTCGCCAGCATAGTTCCGGACTTGAGCGCAGAAGTCGTGGAAATTCGAACCTCGGGCGATCGGATGGCGAGTGCCTCGCTGGCCGGGGTGGGGGGCAAGGGACTTTTCATCCGCGAGCTCGAACAGGCCCTTTTGGAAAAGCGCATCGACCTGGCGGTCCACTCGATGAAGGACCTGCCCGCGATTCTTGAGCCCCAGTTTCGCATCGCGGCTGTCTCTGAACGCGAAGATCCGCGCGACATCCTGGTTACGCGCGACGGCAGTCCGCTTGCTTCGCTCGCCAGCGGCGCGCGCTTAGGTACCTCTTCTTTGCGCCGGCGCTTCCAGGTCCTGAAGGCCAATCCTGGTCTGGAGATTTCCCCGCTGCGCGGCAACGTGGATAGCCGCCTGCGGCGGGTCACGGAAGGCCGGCTGGACGCAATCGTAATCGCGATGGCTGGTCTCAGACGGCTGGGGCATAGCGTTGACGTGAGATTCACGCCCCTGGACGAGCGTGACTTCATCCCCGCGGGCGGGCAGGCGGTACTCGCAATCGAGACGCTCGCGAATAGCTCGTCTCCGCAGCTTGATCGCACACTGGCAGTATTCAACGACTCGCGTGCCCGATACGAAACGACGGCGGAGCGCGCATTTCTCGCCGCGATTGGTGCATCCTGTGCCACCCCGGTAGGGGTGAAGGCGACGGCCGCGAAAGACGCCGTGTCACTTCGCGCGATCCTGTTTTCCACCGATGGTTCGGCCGAAATGTCCGATGAGGTCGAAGAACCGCTGGATGTGGACCTAGCTCCCTCCGCCGCTCACGCGCTTGGTGCGCGGCTCGGTGAGCGGATGCTTGCGCGCGGCGCGGATCGGCTGATTACGAATGAGTGA
- the hemA gene encoding glutamyl-tRNA reductase: MGKTTLFILGLNHRTAPVAVRERLAYAEAEISQALANIKQRVASVSEVAILSTCNRVEMVGVAADPSVASDELAAFIAEDRRVELPVFGDALYRMAGREAARHLFRVGASLDSMMVGEPQILGQLKLAYAEAARAGTVGLVLHRAFHKAFSTAKRIRKGTLIGHGAVSVSSAAVALARQIFDRLSDKTVMLMGAGKMAELTARQLQTIGIESLLITSRTFDKAVTLARELGGTAVPFENYRPYLKIADVVIGSISVAKPIIGPEEFDAVIKERRYRPMFLIDLGVPRNFDERLNSIGNVYLYDIDDLGQVADKSRAEREKEADKGEEIVEQELKAFERWMAGLDLVPTIKDIRYSIERLRDVELGRNQTWIAALGPSERERVELLTRSLTNKLIHRILLGLRQGGNSPADNSYAAEVARRLLCGEFDLEDSEFDAIEDDDEP; this comes from the coding sequence ATGGGAAAGACGACGCTTTTCATACTCGGCTTAAACCATCGCACCGCTCCCGTGGCGGTCCGCGAGCGGCTCGCTTACGCAGAGGCGGAGATTTCGCAGGCGCTGGCTAATATCAAGCAGCGCGTTGCCTCGGTCAGCGAGGTCGCGATCCTGTCAACCTGCAATCGTGTCGAAATGGTCGGCGTCGCGGCCGATCCGTCGGTGGCATCTGACGAACTCGCAGCGTTCATCGCCGAGGATCGTCGAGTCGAATTACCGGTTTTTGGTGACGCGCTCTATCGAATGGCGGGACGCGAGGCAGCGCGCCATCTGTTCCGCGTCGGTGCCAGTCTCGACTCGATGATGGTCGGGGAGCCCCAAATCCTCGGTCAATTGAAACTCGCCTATGCTGAAGCGGCACGCGCCGGCACGGTGGGCTTGGTGCTCCATCGGGCATTTCACAAAGCATTTTCGACCGCCAAGCGCATCCGCAAGGGAACGTTGATCGGGCATGGGGCTGTTTCCGTCAGTTCCGCGGCGGTTGCTCTAGCGCGACAGATTTTTGACCGACTATCCGACAAGACGGTCATGCTGATGGGCGCAGGCAAGATGGCGGAACTCACGGCGCGCCAGCTCCAGACCATCGGAATCGAATCTCTGCTCATCACTTCGCGCACTTTTGACAAGGCAGTGACGCTTGCGCGGGAGCTGGGTGGCACCGCGGTGCCGTTCGAAAACTACCGCCCTTATCTGAAGATCGCGGACGTGGTAATCGGCTCGATTTCGGTCGCCAAGCCCATCATCGGCCCCGAGGAATTCGACGCTGTGATAAAGGAACGTCGTTACCGACCGATGTTCCTAATCGATCTGGGAGTGCCGCGCAATTTCGATGAACGTCTCAACTCGATCGGAAACGTGTACCTGTACGACATCGACGACCTCGGACAGGTGGCCGACAAGTCCCGCGCGGAACGAGAAAAGGAAGCCGACAAGGGAGAGGAAATCGTCGAGCAGGAGCTCAAAGCCTTCGAACGCTGGATGGCCGGGCTGGATCTCGTCCCGACCATCAAGGATATCCGCTACAGCATCGAGCGGCTGCGCGATGTTGAACTTGGCCGCAACCAGACCTGGATTGCAGCGCTCGGCCCTTCTGAACGCGAACGAGTGGAACTGCTGACACGCAGTCTCACCAACAAGCTTATCCATCGCATCCTGCTCGGCCTGCGCCAGGGCGGCAACAGCCCGGCGGACAATAGCTACGCGGCGGAAGTTGCACGCCGACTGCTCTGCGGGGAGTTCGATCTCGAAGATTCCGAATTCGATGCGATCGAAGACGACGACGAGCCCTGA
- the ccsB gene encoding c-type cytochrome biogenesis protein CcsB translates to MSGKVRLAGWAIIALGAGAVLHALDLAARGLQAGNIPVANFAESLSFLAWVTALASLLLIVRLRMSVIGAYAAPAIAIAMGVSTAMTTRGRLVLPAPLQSIWLPIHVGLAIVGYAMFILAASVSLVYLAYESRLKAKRPPKPDTERLPSLEKLDRVNYSLLAWGFVMLSAAIVTGAIWADATWGHFWSWEPKESWSLVIWILYAALLESRLTVGWRGRRAAALTIAVFVVLLSSFVGVSLVFPGKHGGSFG, encoded by the coding sequence ATGTCGGGAAAGGTGCGCCTGGCTGGGTGGGCCATAATCGCGCTCGGCGCAGGGGCCGTCCTTCATGCACTTGATCTCGCCGCGCGCGGTTTGCAGGCCGGCAATATTCCGGTCGCGAATTTCGCGGAGTCGCTTTCGTTTCTGGCGTGGGTGACTGCGCTGGCGTCGCTGTTGCTGATCGTGCGGCTGCGAATGTCCGTGATCGGCGCCTATGCCGCGCCGGCGATTGCGATCGCGATGGGAGTATCGACTGCGATGACGACCCGCGGGCGTCTGGTGTTGCCCGCTCCGCTGCAGAGCATCTGGCTGCCGATTCACGTGGGCCTCGCGATAGTCGGCTACGCGATGTTTATCCTGGCGGCGAGTGTGAGCCTGGTTTACCTGGCCTACGAATCGCGCCTTAAGGCCAAGCGGCCGCCAAAACCCGACACCGAGCGCCTCCCGAGTCTCGAAAAGTTGGACCGGGTTAACTATTCGCTGCTCGCCTGGGGTTTCGTCATGTTGAGCGCGGCGATCGTAACCGGGGCCATTTGGGCCGACGCGACCTGGGGTCATTTCTGGTCCTGGGAGCCCAAAGAATCCTGGTCGCTGGTTATTTGGATTTTGTATGCCGCCCTGCTCGAATCGCGTTTGACCGTAGGATGGCGCGGACGTCGGGCGGCGGCTCTCACGATTGCGGTCTTCGTAGTTCTGCTCAGTTCATTCGTCGGCGTTAGCCTGGTGTTTCCCGGCAAGCACGGGGGCAGCTTCGGGTAA
- a CDS encoding bifunctional precorrin-2 dehydrogenase/sirohydrochlorin ferrochelatase: MNLDGRRCVVVGGGEVAERKVAALLEAGARVCVISPKLTAELQRLASTNAVEHIAREWKPGDLKDCLLAFAATDDLRVHRATAAEARAFRVPINVADQPELCDFITPSVVRRGELQIAISTSGVSPALASRIRRDLQVVIGPEYETVTQIMRAARSYVRKRQQDSRERARILQAIAASNIAELVRQADWIAIDRLLTQHLGAGLAVLRIKLHPPQPTEELSRGT; encoded by the coding sequence ATGAACCTTGACGGCCGCCGATGCGTGGTGGTCGGCGGAGGCGAGGTCGCCGAGCGTAAGGTCGCGGCGCTGCTGGAGGCGGGCGCTCGGGTTTGCGTGATCAGCCCGAAACTCACCGCGGAGTTGCAGAGACTCGCGTCTACCAATGCGGTTGAGCACATCGCTCGCGAATGGAAACCCGGAGACCTTAAAGACTGTCTGCTCGCTTTCGCTGCGACCGACGATCTCAGAGTTCATCGTGCCACTGCGGCGGAGGCGCGCGCTTTCCGTGTTCCCATCAACGTCGCCGACCAACCCGAATTGTGCGACTTCATCACGCCGAGCGTGGTCCGTCGTGGAGAACTGCAGATTGCGATCTCAACTTCTGGCGTGAGCCCCGCGCTCGCCTCGCGCATCCGACGCGACCTGCAAGTGGTCATCGGTCCGGAGTACGAGACCGTCACCCAAATCATGCGCGCCGCGCGATCCTACGTGCGCAAGCGGCAGCAGGATTCACGCGAGCGAGCACGGATTCTGCAGGCAATCGCCGCTTCCAACATCGCGGAGCTTGTTCGGCAAGCTGATTGGATCGCGATCGATCGTTTACTGACTCAGCATCTCGGGGCCGGCCTCGCTGTCCTTCGAATCAAGCTCCACCCGCCGCAGCCCACCGAGGAATTGTCACGTGGCACCTGA
- a CDS encoding HAMP domain-containing sensor histidine kinase produces the protein MTLAEFIRINRDRILREWEDFASKISDAALPRWILRDHAPSILKFIADRMEASAPPVEQRLVAAIEGEPSPTQSVTAAHVKIRIDSGFDLAQIAAEYCVLRARVVHLWQILDSSGFEVGAAEVARFSEIVDENITAAVVEYKERESQYRDRFIGILGHDLRNPINAIVMGANVLAKQHPVNEQQLKIVASISRSARRLEGMSRDILDFARGRLGNPMPLTIARGNAGVAVGEVVDEVRLANPASAIDFEAGGHLDGEWDGERLKQMVSNLLINAIRHGDGKSVKVTVRGDESFVVIQVHNRGPLIPEDLLPTIFDPLTRRASSRPDSTGLGLFIVSEIAAAHGGTIVVSSSREGGTNFVVRLPHGPP, from the coding sequence ATGACGCTGGCAGAGTTCATCAGGATCAATCGCGACCGGATCCTTCGAGAATGGGAAGATTTCGCGAGCAAAATAAGCGATGCTGCTTTGCCGAGATGGATTCTGCGCGATCACGCTCCTTCGATTCTCAAATTTATCGCCGACCGGATGGAAGCTTCCGCTCCACCCGTGGAGCAGCGCCTGGTAGCCGCGATCGAGGGTGAACCGAGTCCCACCCAGTCTGTAACTGCTGCCCATGTAAAGATTCGGATCGACTCAGGCTTCGACCTGGCCCAGATCGCAGCGGAATATTGTGTGCTGCGAGCCCGCGTTGTGCATCTTTGGCAAATCCTTGATTCGAGTGGCTTCGAAGTAGGCGCTGCCGAAGTGGCGAGATTTTCCGAAATCGTGGACGAGAACATCACGGCGGCGGTGGTCGAATACAAGGAGCGGGAAAGCCAATACCGCGACCGTTTTATCGGCATCCTGGGACACGACCTGCGAAACCCGATAAACGCCATTGTCATGGGCGCGAATGTTCTAGCCAAGCAGCACCCAGTGAACGAACAACAGCTCAAAATAGTTGCGTCAATCTCAAGGAGCGCTCGACGCCTGGAGGGAATGTCGCGCGACATACTCGATTTCGCGCGCGGCCGCCTTGGTAATCCGATGCCATTGACCATCGCGAGGGGGAATGCAGGAGTGGCCGTTGGTGAAGTCGTTGACGAGGTTCGCTTGGCCAATCCAGCGAGCGCGATCGATTTCGAGGCAGGCGGCCATCTGGACGGGGAGTGGGATGGTGAGAGACTAAAGCAGATGGTCTCCAACCTGCTAATCAATGCGATTCGGCACGGCGACGGCAAAAGCGTCAAAGTTACTGTCCGCGGCGATGAAAGTTTCGTTGTCATTCAAGTTCACAACCGAGGCCCGCTGATACCGGAAGATCTGCTCCCGACCATTTTTGACCCTCTCACTCGGCGCGCCAGCTCCAGACCAGATTCCACAGGACTGGGGCTGTTCATTGTGAGCGAGATAGCTGCCGCACACGGTGGCACGATCGTCGTAAGCTCGTCCCGAGAAGGCGGAACCAACTTTGTCGTGCGGCTGCCGCATGGTCCCCCATGA